Proteins encoded by one window of Bacillus sp. DTU_2020_1000418_1_SI_GHA_SEK_038:
- the thiI gene encoding tRNA uracil 4-sulfurtransferase ThiI, with translation MNYDRILIRYGELSTKGRNRKLFIDQLRRNIKRVLRNFEKIKIEANRERMFVLLNGENGEEIIERLRHVFGIQSFSPAVKTEKDLEKMKVAALSLFRKIYEPGKTFKITTKRADKTFIQDTNEVNHTFGTHLLKNVEDLKVNVKNPDINLQIEIRDEGVYLSCETIPGAGGLPIGSSGKAMLMLSGGIDSPVAGFLSMKRGIELEAVHFYSPPFTSERAKQKVLDLSEKLANISGEVVLHIVPFTEIQQLIQQQIPENYSMTTTRRLMLRITDEIRNNNNGLAIITGESLGQVASQTLESMYAINDVTNTPIIRPLITMDKAEIIDIANGIDTFEISNQPYEDCCTVFVPSSPKTKPKREKVQHYESFTDFEPFIRKAVENTETIRIKPESLKQEMLEDLF, from the coding sequence ATGAATTATGATCGTATTCTTATTCGATATGGAGAATTATCAACAAAAGGAAGAAACAGAAAGTTATTTATTGATCAATTACGGAGAAATATTAAAAGGGTTCTTCGTAATTTTGAAAAAATAAAAATTGAAGCAAATAGAGAAAGAATGTTCGTGTTATTAAATGGAGAAAACGGTGAAGAAATTATCGAGCGTTTAAGGCATGTGTTTGGAATTCAATCATTCAGCCCTGCGGTAAAAACGGAAAAAGACTTAGAAAAAATGAAAGTAGCAGCCCTGTCGCTATTTCGGAAAATTTACGAGCCAGGGAAAACATTCAAAATTACTACAAAAAGAGCAGATAAAACCTTTATTCAAGATACAAATGAAGTTAATCATACATTTGGCACCCATCTTTTAAAAAATGTAGAGGATTTAAAGGTCAATGTAAAAAATCCGGATATCAATCTTCAAATTGAAATCAGGGATGAAGGTGTTTATCTTTCATGTGAAACGATACCGGGTGCTGGCGGTCTTCCGATCGGTTCTAGCGGAAAAGCCATGCTAATGCTGTCAGGTGGAATCGACAGCCCTGTAGCCGGGTTTTTATCCATGAAAAGGGGTATAGAGCTAGAAGCAGTACACTTCTATAGTCCGCCTTTCACGAGCGAGAGAGCGAAACAAAAGGTTTTGGATTTATCGGAAAAACTGGCTAATATAAGCGGTGAGGTTGTCCTTCATATCGTGCCGTTTACTGAAATTCAGCAGCTTATTCAACAGCAGATCCCTGAGAATTATTCCATGACTACAACAAGAAGACTCATGCTAAGAATTACAGATGAAATAAGAAATAATAATAATGGCTTGGCTATCATTACCGGAGAAAGTCTTGGGCAGGTTGCCAGCCAAACACTTGAAAGTATGTATGCTATAAATGATGTAACCAACACACCGATCATTAGACCGTTAATTACAATGGATAAGGCTGAAATTATTGATATTGCCAATGGGATTGATACATTTGAAATATCAAACCAGCCTTACGAGGATTGCTGTACAGTGTTCGTTCCTTCTTCTCCAAAAACAAAACCAAAACGTGAGAAGGTCCAACACTATGAAAGCTTTACAGATTTTGAGCCTTTTATTAGGAAGGCTGTTGAAAATACGGAAACAATCCGTATTAAACCGGAATCTTTAAAGCAGGAAATGCTAGAAGATTTATTTTAA
- a CDS encoding cysteine desulfurase family protein, producing MIYFDNSSTTKPYSEVLDSFIKVSTEYFGNPSSLHGLGAQSEKLLSQAREQIAKLLDVQKNEIYFTSGGTESNNIAIKGTALMHKGRGRHLITTEIEHPSVKESIEQLKSLGFRVTYIPVDQNGIVKVEDIERAICDDTILVSVMHVNNEIGSIQPIHEIGQLLMQYSKILFHVDFVQGIGKVPLNIRESRVDLCTISGHKFHGLKGTGALFVRNGVKISSLITGGGQEWRLRSGTENVPGMVAMAKALRLTFLQQTEQINNMVKIKEFLRDKLEMIEGVTIHTPICQSAPHIINFSIKGFKAEVFIHALEEMDIYVSSTSACSSKRQKASTTLIAMGIPEEEALSAIRISLSYDNTLNEAEQFMKAVNEAVARLRKVMN from the coding sequence ATGATTTACTTTGATAATAGTTCAACGACTAAGCCTTACAGTGAGGTTTTAGATTCCTTTATAAAGGTTTCCACAGAGTACTTTGGCAATCCATCTTCTTTGCATGGGCTAGGTGCTCAATCGGAGAAGCTGCTTTCCCAAGCAAGAGAACAAATAGCCAAGCTTTTAGATGTCCAAAAAAATGAAATATACTTTACTTCCGGGGGGACTGAAAGTAATAATATTGCGATAAAAGGGACAGCTCTCATGCATAAAGGCAGGGGCCGGCACTTAATAACAACCGAAATTGAACATCCTTCAGTAAAAGAATCCATAGAGCAATTAAAGAGCCTGGGCTTTCGGGTCACCTATATTCCTGTTGACCAAAACGGGATTGTAAAGGTAGAGGATATTGAAAGAGCGATTTGCGATGACACCATATTAGTTTCCGTTATGCACGTAAACAACGAGATAGGCTCTATTCAGCCAATTCATGAAATCGGACAGCTTCTCATGCAATATTCTAAAATCCTTTTTCATGTCGACTTTGTTCAAGGTATTGGGAAAGTGCCTTTGAATATTCGTGAAAGCCGAGTGGATTTATGCACAATATCAGGTCATAAATTTCATGGCCTAAAGGGGACTGGAGCACTGTTTGTACGAAATGGGGTAAAGATTTCTTCATTAATTACAGGCGGAGGACAGGAATGGCGGCTTAGAAGTGGCACTGAAAATGTTCCAGGTATGGTTGCGATGGCAAAGGCTCTTAGGCTAACATTTTTACAGCAAACAGAGCAAATAAATAATATGGTAAAAATTAAGGAGTTTTTAAGAGACAAACTGGAAATGATAGAAGGGGTTACTATTCATACCCCTATTTGCCAGTCGGCTCCTCATATTATTAATTTTTCAATAAAAGGATTTAAGGCTGAAGTGTTCATTCATGCTCTGGAGGAAATGGATATTTACGTTTCATCTACAAGTGCATGCTCTTCAAAAAGGCAAAAGGCAAGCACGACATTAATCGCCATGGGCATTCCTGAGGAAGAGGCGTTGAGCGCTATTAGAATTAGCTTATCCTATGATAATACACTTAATGAGGCAGAGCAATTTATGAAGGCAGTAAACGAAGCCGTTGCTAGGCTAAGAAAGGTAATGAACTAA
- a CDS encoding amidohydrolase → MGTLWYGGNIYSLLEENHKVEALYTKGNRIVAVGTFADLKERFHQEIDSNIHLNGETMLPGFVDSHMHLIGYGEKLNRLDLTNCQSKEEALQAVKQYSSTIEKGEWIIGDGWNENLWGPRATPIFKYELDTIVPDHPVFLKRVCRHALVANSKALEAANINENTANPEGGVIGRDENGRLNGLLKEEAQELLYRVLPEVSAANLKSYIRRAIQSAYKLGLTGVHTEDLSYFGGYERTLQAFKDVIEEEGYPFRAHLLVHHLVVDDMKEAGESFLSGSEWIEFGAMKIFADGSLGSSTALLSHPYADDPSTSGVAIFSQDQLDELVKKAREYELPVAVHAIGDLAFEMVLNAIEKFPLRGVGRDRLIHAQILRMDLINRAKMLPLILDIQPRFLASDFPWVMDRVGEKQDKFLYAWRTLLKEGLSCAGGSDAPIEPLSPLLGIHAAVTRTNVNDSEKTVYFPEEALSVFEAVSLFTKGSAYAACHENDRGLIKEGFLADFTIFKEDIFNIDLHSIPHITVSKTIIGGKIVFDSSNK, encoded by the coding sequence ATGGGTACACTTTGGTACGGTGGAAATATTTATTCTTTATTAGAGGAAAATCATAAGGTGGAAGCCCTTTATACGAAAGGAAACCGCATCGTTGCTGTGGGGACTTTTGCGGATTTGAAGGAGAGATTCCACCAAGAAATAGACAGTAATATTCATTTAAATGGTGAAACGATGCTCCCTGGATTTGTTGATAGCCATATGCATCTTATTGGATATGGAGAAAAGTTGAATCGGCTCGACTTAACAAATTGTCAATCGAAAGAGGAAGCTCTGCAGGCAGTAAAGCAATATTCCTCAACAATTGAAAAAGGAGAATGGATTATCGGTGATGGCTGGAATGAAAATCTATGGGGGCCTCGAGCTACACCCATCTTTAAATACGAATTAGATACAATTGTTCCGGATCATCCCGTCTTTCTTAAGAGGGTTTGCAGACATGCACTTGTCGCAAATTCTAAAGCACTCGAAGCCGCAAATATCAATGAAAATACAGCTAATCCGGAAGGAGGGGTGATAGGAAGGGATGAAAACGGAAGGCTTAACGGCTTGCTAAAGGAAGAGGCTCAAGAATTGTTATATCGTGTGCTCCCAGAAGTATCTGCTGCCAATCTAAAAAGCTACATTCGCAGGGCTATTCAAAGTGCCTACAAATTAGGATTAACAGGTGTACATACAGAGGATCTAAGCTATTTTGGCGGGTATGAGAGGACATTACAAGCCTTTAAGGATGTTATTGAGGAAGAAGGCTATCCTTTTCGGGCTCATCTTTTAGTTCATCACCTCGTTGTAGATGATATGAAGGAGGCTGGAGAAAGCTTTCTGAGCGGTAGTGAATGGATTGAATTTGGAGCAATGAAGATCTTTGCTGATGGATCATTAGGCAGCAGTACAGCATTGCTAAGTCATCCGTATGCTGATGATCCTTCCACATCTGGTGTTGCAATCTTTTCACAGGATCAATTAGATGAACTTGTTAAGAAGGCAAGAGAATATGAATTGCCAGTAGCTGTTCATGCGATCGGTGATTTAGCATTTGAAATGGTTTTGAATGCCATAGAGAAGTTCCCATTGAGAGGAGTTGGACGTGATCGGCTCATACATGCCCAAATACTTCGGATGGATTTAATTAACCGTGCAAAAATGCTGCCGCTTATTTTAGATATTCAGCCTAGATTTCTTGCTTCTGATTTTCCATGGGTGATGGATCGAGTTGGCGAGAAACAGGATAAATTTTTATATGCTTGGAGGACGTTATTAAAGGAAGGTCTTTCGTGTGCTGGGGGATCAGATGCACCAATCGAACCATTAAGCCCCCTTTTAGGCATTCATGCAGCAGTTACTAGGACAAACGTCAATGATTCGGAAAAAACGGTTTATTTTCCAGAGGAAGCACTATCTGTTTTCGAGGCTGTTAGTCTTTTCACGAAGGGAAGTGCCTATGCTGCTTGTCACGAAAATGATAGAGGATTAATTAAAGAGGGGTTTTTAGCTGATTTTACTATTTTTAAAGAGGATATTTTTAATATTGACTTACATTCTATACCTCATATAACAGTTTCAAAAACGATAATTGGCGGAAAAATTGTCTTTGATTCATCGAACAAATAA
- the sppA gene encoding signal peptide peptidase SppA translates to MTGKRWAALGIAGVLFVFSIVTNFLTGLAFKDFETSITDLFASSNAGFVEEIMDEGNQMKKIVVLDLDGVIQDTGEATSIFTSAGYNHKSFMKKLEQIKDDSTVKAVVIRVNTPGGGVVESAEIHDKIKEIQSETKKPVYVSMGSMAASGGYYISAPADKIFASPETLTGSLGVIMQGVNYAGLAEKYGVDFVTIKSGPYKDIMSPSREMTAEEREILQKMIDNSYEGFVKVISEGRNIPVAQVKEIADGRIYDGRQAQELNLIDGFGYLDDVIETLKQDHKLKGAQVVRYTENLGFGSIFSMGAQKLMGNDIEMAGLMKLLSQPNSPRLMYLYAE, encoded by the coding sequence ATGACTGGTAAACGATGGGCCGCATTAGGGATTGCGGGTGTATTATTTGTTTTTTCAATTGTGACGAATTTTTTAACGGGACTGGCATTTAAAGACTTTGAGACTTCCATTACTGATTTATTTGCTTCAAGCAATGCCGGTTTTGTTGAAGAAATAATGGATGAGGGCAATCAAATGAAGAAAATTGTTGTCCTTGATTTAGATGGAGTGATTCAAGATACAGGAGAAGCGACTTCTATTTTTACATCTGCAGGCTACAACCATAAGAGTTTTATGAAGAAGCTTGAGCAGATTAAGGACGATTCAACGGTAAAGGCAGTTGTCATACGGGTCAACACTCCTGGGGGCGGGGTCGTTGAAAGTGCAGAAATACATGATAAGATCAAAGAAATCCAGTCGGAAACGAAGAAGCCAGTTTATGTTTCAATGGGATCTATGGCGGCTTCAGGCGGATATTATATTTCAGCGCCGGCTGATAAAATTTTCGCTAGCCCTGAAACGTTAACTGGTTCTTTAGGAGTCATCATGCAAGGTGTCAATTATGCTGGCTTAGCCGAAAAGTATGGTGTTGACTTTGTTACTATTAAAAGCGGGCCATATAAGGACATCATGAGTCCTTCAAGAGAAATGACAGCCGAAGAAAGAGAAATCCTTCAAAAAATGATCGATAATTCCTATGAAGGATTTGTAAAGGTCATTTCTGAAGGACGAAATATTCCTGTTGCCCAAGTAAAAGAAATTGCTGATGGCAGAATATATGACGGAAGACAAGCGCAGGAATTAAACTTAATTGATGGATTTGGCTACTTGGATGATGTCATTGAAACCCTTAAACAGGATCATAAACTAAAGGGTGCACAGGTTGTGAGATATACTGAAAACCTTGGTTTTGGTTCAATATTTAGCATGGGAGCACAAAAGCTTATGGGCAATGATATCGAAATGGCGGGGCTGATGAAGCTTTTATCACAGCCTAATTCACCGCGTCTCATGTATTTATATGCAGAATAG
- a CDS encoding alpha/beta-type small acid-soluble spore protein, whose protein sequence is MANNSSNQLLVPGVQQALDQMKYEIANEFGVNLGADTTSRANGSVGGEITKRLVQMAEQQLGGFQS, encoded by the coding sequence ATGGCAAACAACAGTTCAAACCAACTTCTAGTTCCTGGAGTACAACAAGCTCTTGACCAAATGAAGTATGAAATTGCAAACGAGTTTGGTGTAAACCTTGGTGCAGATACAACTTCTCGCGCTAACGGTTCTGTAGGAGGAGAAATCACTAAGCGTTTAGTACAAATGGCTGAACAGCAATTAGGCGGTTTCCAATCATAA
- a CDS encoding NAD kinase, whose product MTTRRNVFFYYNNNSEMRERVEPLYELAQAHHFNVVTDYKKANLIASIGGDGAFLQAVRKTGFRDDCLYVGISTLDSPSLYCDFHIDYSDQMSEAMTNEKIEVRRYPTIEVSVDDQTSFYCLNEFSIRSAIIKTFVLDVFIDDFHFETFRGDGMVVATPTGSTAYNKSLRGSIVDPLLPCLQVSEMASLNNNRYRTLGSSFILSGDRKLTFGVVQDGNDHPTMAMDNEALSIQHVEKVDIKLSGKIIKTVKLKDNSFWEKVQRTFL is encoded by the coding sequence ATGACTACTCGTAGAAACGTCTTTTTTTATTATAATAATAATTCTGAAATGAGAGAAAGGGTTGAACCCCTTTATGAGCTTGCACAAGCCCATCACTTCAATGTTGTTACGGATTACAAAAAAGCAAACTTAATTGCAAGCATTGGCGGTGATGGTGCGTTTTTGCAGGCTGTTCGGAAAACAGGCTTTAGAGATGATTGTTTATATGTCGGAATATCTACCTTGGATAGTCCTAGTCTGTATTGCGACTTCCATATTGATTATTCAGATCAAATGAGTGAAGCGATGACAAATGAAAAGATTGAAGTCCGCCGATATCCAACTATTGAGGTATCTGTTGATGACCAAACCTCCTTCTATTGTTTAAACGAATTCAGCATACGCTCAGCCATTATTAAAACATTTGTATTAGATGTGTTTATTGATGATTTTCATTTCGAAACGTTCCGAGGCGATGGAATGGTTGTGGCAACGCCGACAGGGAGTACTGCATATAATAAATCATTAAGGGGTTCAATTGTAGACCCGCTTCTTCCTTGTTTGCAAGTCAGTGAAATGGCTTCCTTAAATAATAACCGCTACCGGACACTTGGTTCGTCCTTTATTCTAAGCGGCGACAGAAAATTAACATTTGGGGTTGTGCAGGACGGGAATGATCATCCTACAATGGCAATGGACAATGAGGCATTAAGCATTCAGCACGTAGAGAAAGTTGATATTAAACTTAGTGGTAAAATCATAAAAACAGTCAAATTAAAAGATAATTCATTTTGGGAAAAGGTACAGAGAACATTTTTATAA
- the rarD gene encoding EamA family transporter RarD, with protein sequence MKNNDIKIGVFYVGFSYIIWGLLPIYWKLLHQVNADEILVNRIFWSFFFVVGVLLVTKKWEEFLQILKNFRTNKKQLSALIIASMLISCNWFIYIWAVNTDQIIEASLGYYINPLVSVLLGMIVFRERLSYAQYLSFALATIGVLVLTISYGSFPWISILLAFSFGLYGLSKKMIKVDSSIGLALETLVVTPIAFVYMAVLFVKGTQSFLSVSIGTDILLIGAGAATAIPLLYFAKGAQKIPMSTMGFLQFIAPTISLILGVFVYHEHFTKIHLISFIFIWSAITIYSLSKTKLFVLFNSKRNKGNSLGV encoded by the coding sequence ATGAAAAATAATGATATAAAGATAGGTGTCTTTTATGTTGGCTTTTCCTACATCATTTGGGGATTATTGCCGATTTATTGGAAGCTTCTACATCAAGTAAACGCGGACGAAATTTTGGTCAACAGAATTTTCTGGTCCTTTTTCTTTGTGGTCGGTGTTCTGCTTGTAACAAAAAAGTGGGAAGAATTTCTTCAAATACTGAAAAACTTCCGTACGAATAAAAAACAATTATCTGCACTTATTATAGCGTCTATGTTAATAAGCTGTAACTGGTTTATTTACATATGGGCAGTTAATACAGATCAGATTATTGAAGCTAGCCTTGGTTACTATATAAATCCATTGGTTAGTGTATTATTGGGGATGATTGTTTTTAGGGAAAGATTATCGTACGCACAGTATCTTTCTTTTGCGTTAGCGACAATTGGCGTTCTTGTTCTGACTATTTCTTATGGAAGCTTTCCATGGATATCTATTCTTCTTGCTTTTTCTTTTGGCCTTTATGGACTATCCAAAAAGATGATAAAGGTAGATTCCTCTATTGGGTTGGCTCTAGAAACACTAGTGGTAACCCCAATAGCATTTGTTTATATGGCCGTTCTTTTCGTAAAAGGGACGCAATCGTTCTTATCTGTATCAATTGGAACTGATATACTCCTGATTGGAGCTGGAGCGGCTACAGCAATCCCGCTCTTATATTTTGCGAAGGGCGCTCAAAAAATACCGATGTCCACTATGGGATTCTTACAATTCATTGCACCTACTATTTCATTGATTCTCGGCGTATTCGTTTATCATGAGCATTTTACGAAAATACATTTAATTTCATTTATCTTTATTTGGTCTGCGATTACAATTTATTCATTATCTAAGACAAAGCTTTTTGTTTTATTTAATTCAAAAAGAAATAAGGGAAATAGTTTAGGAGTTTAA
- the brnQ gene encoding branched-chain amino acid transport system II carrier protein, whose product MNSNLSAKQIMAIGLMLFALFFGAGNMIFPPFLGQDAGTNVWTAIIGFLITGVGLPLVSIIAIAKNGDVQTLASRVHPAYGVAFPVVMYLVIGPLFAIPRTGTVSYEIGVIPFLSENADNSRLPLLFFSIIFFVITAWLAMNPTKLVDRIGKILTPALLIILGIIVVKSLITPMGEPQAPIGLYADGPIFKGFVEGYLTMDTIAALVFGIIVISAIKGQGVTNKKTLTKICVQSGLIAAAGLAVVYLALAYIGSTAPAAIGVQENGGAILSGAVKYLFGSFGSIILALAIVFACLTTSIGLVSACGEYFSKLLPRFSYKSIVIIFSIFSTVIANAGLTQLIKFSVPVLVIIYPLAIVLILLSFLHNYFRGYSIVYICSIIPTGIISLVDGLNTAGLNVSVLTEALSVLPLYSQGISWALPAIIGAIIGYIIAMIFNAPKNTVSSH is encoded by the coding sequence ATGAATTCTAATTTATCTGCGAAGCAAATCATGGCAATTGGTCTTATGCTATTTGCTTTATTTTTTGGTGCTGGCAATATGATTTTCCCTCCTTTTCTTGGCCAAGATGCGGGAACAAATGTATGGACTGCTATTATTGGATTCTTAATAACAGGAGTAGGCTTACCACTCGTTTCCATTATTGCGATTGCAAAAAATGGTGATGTCCAAACATTGGCTAGCCGTGTTCATCCAGCATATGGTGTAGCTTTTCCAGTGGTCATGTATTTAGTGATTGGGCCTTTATTCGCGATTCCGCGAACAGGGACAGTTTCATATGAAATTGGGGTTATTCCGTTTCTTTCTGAAAACGCTGACAATAGCAGGTTGCCATTGCTTTTCTTCTCGATTATTTTCTTTGTAATTACGGCATGGCTAGCAATGAATCCAACAAAATTAGTTGACCGCATTGGAAAAATATTAACGCCTGCCTTACTGATTATTTTAGGAATCATTGTAGTCAAAAGCTTGATTACTCCTATGGGCGAACCTCAGGCACCAATTGGTCTATATGCAGATGGTCCTATCTTTAAGGGGTTTGTAGAAGGATATTTAACAATGGATACAATTGCTGCCCTTGTATTTGGAATTATCGTCATTAGCGCAATCAAAGGACAAGGTGTCACAAATAAGAAAACATTAACTAAGATTTGTGTGCAATCTGGATTGATTGCTGCAGCAGGCCTTGCCGTTGTTTATCTTGCTTTAGCTTATATTGGATCGACTGCCCCAGCTGCCATAGGGGTACAAGAAAACGGAGGCGCTATTCTTTCTGGTGCAGTCAAATACTTATTTGGATCATTCGGTTCTATTATTCTGGCTTTAGCCATCGTATTTGCATGTCTAACAACTTCCATTGGGCTTGTATCGGCATGCGGAGAATATTTCTCTAAGCTCCTGCCGCGCTTTTCTTATAAATCCATTGTTATTATCTTTTCCATTTTTAGTACAGTCATTGCGAATGCTGGGTTAACACAGCTTATTAAATTCTCTGTCCCAGTTTTAGTTATTATTTATCCATTAGCAATAGTCCTAATCTTATTATCATTTTTGCATAATTACTTTAGAGGCTATTCTATTGTTTACATTTGTTCAATAATTCCTACAGGTATTATTAGTCTAGTGGATGGTTTGAACACAGCCGGATTAAACGTTTCAGTCCTAACTGAAGCATTAAGTGTTCTTCCTTTGTATTCTCAAGGGATTAGCTGGGCTTTACCAGCAATCATTGGAGCAATTATTGGGTATATTATTGCGATGATCTTTAATGCACCGAAGAATACAGTATCCAGTCATTGA
- the mbcS gene encoding acyl-CoA synthetase MbcS, producing MKREDLLAPEKYNLVSEIEQFASNTNRLALKWENELGEKKEVTYKELLINANKIGNVFLQHGLTKGDVLLIIVPRLIEAYQVYIAALKAGLVVIPSSEMLRTKDLQYRITHGDVKGIVSYYPYVDQFEQVEEIENLPKFVIGNPKEQWIDLNKEMETASDELPLADTSKGDMAFLSYTSGTTGNPKGVVHTHGWAYAHLRAAGPNWLCIEEGDNVWATAGPGWQKWIWSPFLSVLGSGATGFVYNGKFEAKKYLQLLQECDVNVLCCTPTEYRIMAKVDNIHEYKLPNLRSAVSAGEPLNSEVIDTFKRHFNVAVRDGYGQTENTLLVGITKGMDLKAGSMGKPIPGNSVEIIDENGEPCGVNEVGDIAVHIETPALFKNYYKDPERTAMQLRGDYYITGDKAKKDEEGYFWFEGRGDDIIISSGYTIGPFEVEDALVKHPFVKECAVVASPDEVRGNIVKAFVVLQDGINEDDSKIVKALQEHVKSLTAPYKYPRKIEFLAELPKTTSGKIRRVELRKQEMEAAAKK from the coding sequence ATGAAGCGTGAAGACTTATTAGCACCTGAGAAGTACAATCTAGTATCCGAAATAGAGCAATTCGCAAGTAATACTAACAGGCTTGCGTTAAAATGGGAAAATGAACTTGGGGAGAAAAAAGAGGTTACTTATAAAGAACTGCTTATAAATGCAAATAAAATCGGGAATGTTTTCCTTCAGCATGGACTTACAAAAGGCGATGTTCTTTTAATCATTGTTCCTCGGCTGATTGAAGCCTATCAAGTATACATAGCAGCTTTAAAAGCGGGATTAGTCGTAATACCTAGCTCTGAAATGCTTCGAACAAAAGACCTCCAATATCGAATTACACATGGTGATGTAAAGGGGATCGTTAGTTATTATCCATATGTCGATCAATTTGAACAGGTAGAGGAAATAGAGAATTTACCGAAGTTTGTGATTGGAAATCCGAAAGAGCAGTGGATCGATTTAAATAAGGAAATGGAAACTGCTTCAGACGAGCTGCCATTGGCAGATACAAGTAAGGGAGACATGGCGTTTCTTTCCTATACATCCGGGACAACAGGAAATCCAAAAGGCGTTGTACACACTCATGGCTGGGCATATGCACATCTGCGAGCGGCCGGACCAAACTGGCTTTGTATTGAAGAAGGTGATAACGTGTGGGCAACAGCAGGTCCGGGCTGGCAAAAGTGGATATGGAGTCCATTTCTTTCCGTACTAGGCTCTGGGGCAACCGGCTTTGTCTACAATGGAAAATTTGAAGCAAAGAAATATTTGCAGCTCCTTCAGGAATGTGATGTGAACGTTCTATGCTGTACGCCTACAGAATATCGAATTATGGCAAAAGTAGATAATATTCATGAATACAAGCTCCCGAACTTAAGAAGTGCTGTTTCAGCAGGAGAGCCTTTGAATAGTGAAGTGATTGACACCTTTAAGAGGCACTTTAATGTGGCCGTTCGTGATGGCTATGGCCAAACAGAAAATACATTGCTTGTTGGAATCACAAAAGGAATGGATTTAAAGGCTGGTTCTATGGGAAAACCTATACCAGGCAATAGTGTAGAAATTATCGATGAAAACGGCGAACCTTGCGGAGTGAACGAGGTGGGAGATATCGCTGTTCATATTGAAACACCAGCCCTATTTAAAAATTATTATAAAGATCCTGAAAGAACCGCCATGCAGTTAAGGGGAGATTATTATATTACCGGCGATAAAGCAAAGAAGGATGAAGAGGGCTATTTCTGGTTTGAAGGCCGCGGAGATGATATCATCATTAGTTCCGGTTATACAATTGGGCCATTTGAGGTCGAAGATGCCCTTGTCAAACATCCTTTTGTGAAGGAGTGTGCGGTCGTTGCTAGTCCCGATGAGGTTCGTGGAAATATTGTCAAAGCCTTTGTTGTTTTACAGGATGGGATAAATGAAGACGATTCAAAAATTGTGAAAGCACTTCAAGAGCATGTGAAGAGCCTTACAGCACCATATAAATATCCTCGTAAAATCGAGTTTTTAGCTGAGCTTCCAAAAACAACATCTGGCAAGATCCGCCGGGTTGAACTTCGAAAGCAAGAAATGGAAGCAGCTGCGAAAAAATAA